One genomic window of Clostridioides sp. ES-S-0054-01 includes the following:
- a CDS encoding FtsX-like permease family protein, whose amino-acid sequence MKGIFTLAFSYLRKQKGRSFSIIIAIGLATLISFSNIVQKQTDIKLGTEKLHEIFGTYNYEYNDIDNQALQKILNDNTSDITYRFKNRVSKTINLGSIVYKNGVKSILNTYSPYYLEESKYELIKGRAPKNENEIVLDNRAIEEMNLENKLGEEIDFNIVKKYKNTDGKQEIYNKNHKFKLVGIVSRHKDYYQEYKEYTLRAFTGGYTNLISENLITKGGYTNLISENLITNDGFLNVENEKPTKENLYKRLDKYGLTEYNFTVNVGLIQGLNSIGVSEEAISYEIRKMLLPIAVSALLICNIFMMTLFDMKKSIGMLRAIGAKRHQICSIIFIQSLILVIIGVLSGFLIGGGYVYNYISKVYPQNPSLYITKEAILIPILIAVIMVSISNIVTIYKASRVSPVEGMKNNDFRKPRNRFYYKWIRKVFNITGDMAYKNTFRFRTRTILCILSMGLVGSMYITALSNYNKSDMGVMHIPSQNIGEYDIKLTKDNYNVENALGMYSKSDIKKIKNIDDVDDVDGKLVLSGFMNKNESHLEVRGYTEKDLKKLDNYIEEKSDENNSEYINVLINNHTFGTNKPIDKNLKIGELIEIKIPSVNDGKLSYKVEKVRIAGFLDRKWILNNSYGIMITVIMPIEELSKLTNISDVNVIGVKASSGKEKEVENKIEKIIGRKDYNNLESRAKYKVEHEKSQEIVEMQSMFLLLLMSVVASLNIYYTIKTGILIRTRELSTLRSIGMSMKKIKSMLIKESLIYAFLSCIIGSAHAIYKGYKDVSMVNEVMEVGFGAKNLEKFEVPFNEIVIFTFLVIVVCIISVHLSKQKLEKMSISDGINKDE is encoded by the coding sequence ATGAAAGGTATTTTTACATTAGCTTTTTCTTATCTGAGAAAGCAAAAAGGGAGAAGTTTTTCTATAATAATAGCAATAGGGCTAGCTACATTGATATCATTTTCTAATATAGTTCAAAAACAAACAGATATAAAATTAGGAACTGAAAAATTACATGAAATATTTGGAACTTATAATTATGAATACAATGATATTGATAATCAAGCACTACAAAAAATATTGAATGACAATACTAGTGATATTACATATAGGTTTAAAAATAGAGTCTCTAAGACAATCAATTTAGGTAGTATTGTTTATAAAAATGGAGTTAAGAGTATTCTTAATACATATAGTCCATATTATTTAGAAGAAAGCAAGTATGAACTTATAAAAGGGAGAGCACCAAAAAATGAAAATGAGATAGTTTTAGATAATAGAGCTATAGAGGAAATGAATTTAGAAAATAAATTAGGTGAGGAAATAGACTTTAACATAGTTAAAAAATATAAAAACACTGATGGAAAACAAGAGATATACAATAAAAATCATAAATTTAAGTTAGTTGGAATAGTCAGTAGACATAAAGACTATTATCAGGAGTATAAAGAATATACACTTAGAGCTTTTACAGGTGGATATACAAATTTAATATCAGAAAACCTTATTACTAAAGGTGGATATACAAATTTAATATCAGAAAATCTTATTACTAATGATGGTTTTTTAAATGTAGAAAATGAAAAGCCTACAAAGGAGAATCTGTATAAAAGGTTGGACAAATACGGTCTTACAGAGTATAACTTTACTGTGAATGTAGGTTTAATTCAAGGACTAAATTCTATTGGTGTTAGTGAAGAGGCAATAAGCTATGAGATAAGGAAGATGCTATTACCTATAGCTGTATCAGCGCTTTTAATATGTAATATTTTTATGATGACTTTATTTGATATGAAAAAATCAATAGGTATGTTGAGAGCGATAGGTGCTAAAAGGCATCAAATATGTTCTATAATTTTTATACAGAGTTTAATACTGGTAATAATTGGTGTATTATCTGGTTTTTTAATTGGAGGAGGTTATGTATATAATTATATATCTAAAGTTTATCCTCAAAATCCAAGTCTTTATATAACCAAAGAAGCAATATTGATACCAATATTAATAGCAGTAATTATGGTTTCTATTTCAAATATAGTTACTATATATAAGGCGTCCAGAGTATCTCCTGTAGAAGGTATGAAAAATAATGACTTTAGAAAACCTAGAAATAGATTTTATTATAAATGGATAAGAAAAGTATTTAATATAACTGGAGATATGGCATATAAAAATACATTTAGATTTAGGACAAGAACTATTCTTTGTATATTATCTATGGGATTAGTTGGATCTATGTATATAACTGCATTATCAAATTACAATAAAAGTGATATGGGTGTAATGCATATACCAAGTCAAAATATTGGTGAGTATGATATAAAACTAACTAAAGATAATTATAATGTGGAAAATGCTTTAGGGATGTACAGTAAGAGTGATATAAAAAAAATTAAAAATATAGACGATGTAGATGATGTAGATGGAAAATTAGTGTTATCTGGGTTTATGAATAAGAATGAATCACATTTAGAAGTTAGGGGTTATACAGAGAAAGATTTGAAAAAATTAGATAACTACATAGAGGAAAAAAGTGATGAGAATAATAGTGAGTATATAAATGTTTTGATTAACAATCATACTTTTGGAACCAATAAACCAATAGATAAGAATTTGAAAATTGGAGAGCTGATTGAAATAAAAATACCATCAGTAAATGATGGAAAGTTAAGTTATAAAGTTGAAAAAGTTAGAATTGCTGGTTTCTTAGATAGAAAGTGGATTTTAAATAATTCCTATGGAATTATGATAACGGTAATAATGCCAATAGAAGAATTATCCAAATTGACTAATATAAGTGATGTTAATGTAATAGGCGTGAAAGCTTCTAGTGGAAAAGAAAAGGAAGTAGAAAATAAAATAGAAAAAATTATTGGAAGGAAAGATTACAATAATCTAGAAAGTAGAGCGAAATACAAAGTAGAACATGAAAAATCACAAGAAATTGTTGAAATGCAAAGTATGTTTTTATTATTACTTATGTCTGTAGTAGCTTCATTAAATATTTACTACACTATAAAAACAGGAATACTAATTAGAACTAGGGAGCTATCCACTTTGAGAAGTATTGGTATGAGTATGAAAAAGATAAAAAGCATGCTTATTAAGGAATCATTAATTTATGCATTTCTTAGCTGTATAATAGGGTCTGCTCATGCTATATATAAAGGATACAAAGATGTATCTATGGTTAATGAGGTTATGGAAGTTGGATTTGGCGCTAAGAATCTAGAAAAATTTGAAGTGCCTTTTAATGAAATAGTAATATTTACTTTTTTAGTGATAGTAGTTTGCATTATATCAGTACATTTGTCTAAACAAAAACTAGAAAAAATGAGTATATCAGATGGAATTAATAAGGATGAATAA
- a CDS encoding response regulator transcription factor: MKKIVLCEDELSQQKLIKGYIEKIFESRNEEYDLLIYRNGESLIEDYPKNIDIFLLDIQLEEIDGMTLARKIRSMYDKNVEIIFTTSLIDYVQEGYEVRAYRYLLKPIKLGDLERHLISCFNEIERNKGKELILSSKTEIFKINTADIYYIEVLKREITIHTKTSKHSINMTMDNIESKINQKNFHRCHKSYLVNLDYVVNVKQYVATMENKEEVPISRYRFKEFKEVYLESLLAVL, from the coding sequence ATGAAAAAAATAGTATTATGTGAAGATGAATTAAGCCAACAAAAGTTGATAAAAGGGTATATCGAAAAAATTTTCGAAAGCAGAAATGAAGAATATGACCTTTTGATTTATAGAAATGGAGAAAGTTTAATAGAAGATTATCCAAAGAATATAGATATATTTTTATTAGATATACAATTAGAAGAAATTGATGGAATGACTTTAGCTAGAAAAATAAGAAGTATGTATGATAAAAATGTAGAAATTATATTTACAACATCTTTAATAGACTATGTACAAGAAGGATATGAAGTAAGAGCTTATAGGTATTTGCTAAAGCCTATAAAGTTAGGTGACCTAGAGAGGCATTTGATTTCTTGCTTCAATGAAATAGAGAGAAACAAGGGTAAAGAGTTAATTTTGAGTTCTAAAACCGAAATATTTAAGATAAACACAGCAGATATTTATTATATCGAAGTTTTGAAAAGAGAAATAACTATACATACAAAAACATCCAAGCACTCTATTAATATGACTATGGATAATATAGAAAGCAAAATAAACCAAAAAAATTTCCATAGATGTCATAAAAGTTATTTGGTCAATTTGGACTATGTAGTAAATGTAAAACAATATGTAGCTACTATGGAGAATAAAGAAGAAGTTCCTATAAGTAGATATAGATTTAAAGAGTTTAAAGAGGTATACCTTGAAAGCCTTTTAGCAGTATTATAA
- a CDS encoding GHKL domain-containing protein: protein MELFVLEMSQTLLTVFKILVFKNFLDIYQNKKREDKEVRSSLWKLIILVVVLVCLNNHFHLNRIVKLGLWSIELSLLQIAFICIIIYFCKKNYEVKFWKTLMFFIVYRNILFITGNIIYWGITFFCMVIGFGSDNYPSVLVLILREVLVFIILFVLNLILKKYRNIFKDKKYIISILTVIFLVMFLYIYNFIDKYILVYVVKFKNSTYKYIWSSIDSFLYQNIIPSLVVIVILLIFTIKKMKESIILEKEKAVIEEKIRAQYNYYERIKENQGRTKRLYHDLKNHLVCINNIDANENASRYSMELQKEIEKIEYIYNTKNDILDIVLKEKNDICIDNNIDFFADINFEKCNFMQMIDVCSIFSNILDNAIEACLKIKDNERKIYIRGTIVKNYFVLKSVNSKINDIKTDDNNILSSKKDKYLHGIGLKSVEYSLNKYNGEFKFKDFGNEFELDIYIPIESEVNLDYEKNSIM, encoded by the coding sequence ATGGAATTATTTGTATTGGAAATGTCACAGACGTTATTAACTGTATTTAAAATTTTAGTATTTAAAAATTTCCTTGATATTTATCAAAATAAAAAAAGAGAAGATAAAGAAGTAAGAAGCTCTCTTTGGAAACTTATAATATTAGTTGTGGTTTTAGTTTGTCTGAATAATCATTTTCATTTGAATAGAATAGTTAAATTAGGTTTGTGGTCGATAGAATTAAGTTTGTTACAAATTGCATTTATTTGTATAATTATATATTTTTGTAAAAAAAATTATGAAGTGAAGTTCTGGAAAACACTTATGTTTTTTATAGTTTATAGAAATATACTTTTTATTACTGGAAATATAATTTATTGGGGAATTACATTTTTTTGTATGGTTATTGGTTTTGGTAGTGATAACTATCCAAGTGTATTAGTTTTAATTTTACGTGAAGTACTAGTTTTTATCATTTTATTTGTATTAAATTTAATATTAAAAAAATATAGAAATATTTTTAAAGATAAAAAATACATAATAAGTATATTAACTGTTATATTTTTAGTAATGTTTTTGTATATATACAATTTTATAGATAAGTATATTTTGGTATATGTAGTTAAATTTAAAAATTCAACATATAAATATATATGGAGTTCGATAGATAGTTTTTTATATCAAAATATAATTCCATCATTGGTTGTGATTGTTATACTTTTAATATTTACAATTAAGAAGATGAAAGAATCCATAATTTTAGAAAAGGAAAAAGCAGTGATAGAAGAAAAAATAAGAGCTCAATACAATTACTATGAAAGAATAAAAGAAAATCAAGGTAGAACTAAACGACTTTATCACGATTTAAAAAATCATTTGGTCTGTATCAATAATATTGATGCAAATGAAAATGCTAGTAGATATAGCATGGAACTTCAAAAAGAAATAGAGAAGATAGAGTATATATATAATACTAAAAATGATATACTAGACATTGTACTTAAAGAAAAAAATGATATTTGTATAGATAATAATATAGATTTTTTTGCAGATATAAATTTTGAAAAATGCAACTTCATGCAAATGATTGATGTGTGTAGTATTTTTTCTAATATATTAGATAATGCAATAGAAGCATGTTTAAAGATAAAAGATAATGAAAGAAAAATATATATAAGAGGAACTATAGTTAAAAATTATTTTGTATTAAAGAGTGTGAACTCAAAAATAAATGATATAAAAACAGATGATAATAATATTCTAAGTAGTAAAAAAGATAAATATCTTCATGGAATAGGTTTAAAAAGCGTTGAATATTCATTGAATAAGTACAATGGAGAGTTTAAATTTAAGGATTTTGGTAATGAATTTGAGCTAGATATTTATATTCCAATAGAAAGTGAAGTGAATTTGGACTATGAAAAAAATAGTATTATGTGA
- a CDS encoding PTS glucose transporter subunit IIA: MFNIFKKKENKIEKIYSPFKGNLVNLEDVPDAVFAQKMMGDGVAIIPSEGKLYSPVDGEIVNVFDTKHAIMIKSNDNTNMLIHVGLETMSLEGKPFDVKVKAGDKVRAKDLIMEVDLDFIRSNDLNIITPVVIMDDANSVKRTVKDRLEPGNVDTNSVIMEVE, translated from the coding sequence ATGTTTAATATATTTAAGAAAAAAGAAAATAAAATTGAGAAAATATACAGCCCTTTTAAGGGAAATTTAGTTAACTTAGAAGATGTTCCAGATGCAGTTTTTGCCCAAAAGATGATGGGAGATGGAGTAGCAATAATACCAAGTGAAGGTAAGTTATATTCTCCTGTTGATGGTGAAATAGTCAATGTATTTGATACAAAGCATGCAATAATGATTAAGAGTAACGATAATACAAATATGTTGATACATGTAGGTTTAGAGACAATGTCACTAGAAGGAAAGCCGTTTGATGTTAAGGTAAAGGCAGGAGATAAGGTAAGAGCTAAAGATTTAATAATGGAAGTAGATTTAGATTTTATAAGGTCAAATGATTTAAACATAATAACTCCTGTAGTTATAATGGATGATGCTAATTCTGTTAAGAGAACAGTAAAAGATAGACTAGAACCTGGAAATGTAGATACTAATAGTGTAATAATGGAAGTTGAATAG
- a CDS encoding HAD family phosphatase, translated as MNYKLICTDMDGTLLGKGFEISEENIKALKEAMEKGIKVALVTGRPYNVMKYFTSVLGDDIYIISTNGTYFKLLGYEYKKVLSKESLKKIYTISEKYNLNKHFKGCKIVISNNEIGQEHPYRLINSKNKEEDRIEIIENASCETLLERAEDEILKCILFSENVESLREAKEEFKKQKDLEVVSSGKLNFEVMSKGTSKGIAVKKFCDILGIDSKEVICIGDNENDISMIEFAGLGIAMGNATDEVKSMADFVTDTNANNGVAKALRKVLS; from the coding sequence ATGAATTATAAATTAATTTGTACTGATATGGATGGTACTTTATTGGGAAAGGGATTTGAAATATCAGAAGAAAATATTAAAGCATTAAAAGAAGCTATGGAAAAGGGGATTAAAGTAGCCTTAGTTACAGGAAGACCTTATAATGTTATGAAATATTTTACAAGTGTCTTAGGTGATGATATATATATTATATCAACTAATGGGACGTATTTTAAATTACTAGGATACGAGTATAAGAAGGTGTTAAGTAAAGAGTCTCTAAAAAAAATATATACAATAAGTGAAAAATATAATTTAAATAAACATTTTAAAGGATGTAAAATAGTCATATCCAACAATGAAATAGGTCAAGAACATCCATATAGACTAATAAATAGTAAAAATAAAGAAGAAGATAGAATTGAAATAATAGAAAATGCAAGCTGTGAAACTTTATTAGAAAGAGCTGAAGATGAGATTTTAAAGTGTATACTTTTCTCAGAAAACGTAGAGTCTTTAAGAGAAGCAAAGGAAGAGTTTAAAAAGCAAAAAGATTTAGAAGTGGTAAGTTCTGGAAAGTTAAATTTTGAAGTTATGAGTAAAGGTACTTCAAAAGGTATTGCAGTTAAAAAATTTTGTGATATATTAGGTATAGATAGCAAAGAAGTTATATGTATAGGTGATAATGAAAATGATATATCCATGATTGAATTTGCAGGTCTTGGTATCGCTATGGGAAATGCTACAGATGAAGTAAAATCTATGGCAGATTTTGTAACTGATACTAATGCAAATAATGGTGTAGCAAAAGCTTTAAGAAAAGTATTATCATAA
- a CDS encoding iron-containing alcohol dehydrogenase codes for MINFYQPSRINFGQGTLSELPRIIGKYGKKCLLVTTPNVEPLDKLYERVRLDLMGKGIEVVHFDKVEPNPTVELINEGFELAKKESVDVILAVGGGSSIDTAKVLALTFGLEKIDWDYMFSTYTNPFKIYDKVSEKELPLIAVSTTSGTGSQVTQAAVISRGSEKNTIFHQNCFSRECIVDPELMLTLPERITASTAFDAFTHAFESYINPNANDFTEIMSEKSMELVINYLPKVMKERNNIVYRTKLAMADTLGGSSLANAGAAAPHPLSEIIGGVTHIPHGEALAIVFPKFVEKFCENNVAKFAKVARMFNGELEKVEDNEAAKALKNEIESFLKSVGLKTKMSEFNVTKEQLEEIVGYPVLGFLPFGKKEDLVEILEKSY; via the coding sequence ATGATTAACTTTTATCAACCATCAAGAATAAATTTTGGACAAGGAACTTTAAGCGAGTTACCTAGAATAATAGGAAAATATGGAAAGAAATGTTTGTTAGTTACTACTCCAAATGTAGAGCCATTAGACAAGCTATATGAAAGAGTTAGATTAGATTTAATGGGAAAAGGTATAGAAGTTGTACACTTTGATAAGGTAGAGCCAAATCCAACTGTAGAACTAATAAATGAAGGATTTGAATTAGCTAAAAAAGAATCTGTAGATGTTATCTTAGCTGTTGGTGGAGGTTCAAGTATAGATACTGCCAAAGTATTAGCCTTAACTTTTGGACTAGAAAAAATAGATTGGGATTATATGTTTAGTACATATACAAATCCATTTAAAATATATGATAAAGTAAGTGAAAAAGAATTACCATTAATTGCTGTATCAACTACTTCTGGGACGGGAAGCCAAGTTACACAAGCAGCAGTAATATCAAGAGGAAGTGAGAAAAATACAATATTCCATCAAAATTGTTTCTCAAGAGAATGTATAGTAGACCCAGAACTTATGCTAACTTTACCAGAGAGAATTACTGCATCAACAGCATTTGATGCCTTTACTCATGCATTTGAAAGTTACATAAACCCAAATGCTAATGATTTTACAGAGATAATGTCTGAAAAATCTATGGAATTAGTTATTAACTATTTACCTAAAGTAATGAAAGAAAGAAATAATATAGTATACAGAACAAAATTGGCAATGGCAGATACACTAGGTGGAAGTTCATTAGCAAATGCTGGAGCAGCAGCACCACATCCTCTAAGTGAAATAATAGGTGGAGTTACGCATATTCCTCATGGTGAAGCTTTAGCTATAGTGTTTCCAAAGTTTGTGGAAAAGTTCTGTGAAAATAATGTAGCTAAATTTGCTAAAGTAGCAAGAATGTTCAACGGAGAATTAGAAAAAGTAGAAGATAATGAAGCAGCTAAAGCTTTAAAAAATGAAATAGAAAGCTTTTTAAAGAGTGTAGGGCTTAAGACAAAAATGTCTGAGTTTAATGTAACAAAAGAACAGTTAGAAGAAATAGTAGGCTATCCAGTTTTAGGTTTTTTACCATTTGGAAAAAAAGAAGACCTTGTTGAAATATTAGAAAAATCTTACTAG
- a CDS encoding aldolase: protein MKYLIDSANLDEIQKCLRYGFKGITANPSMYLKENVNFYEFIETCTNLNPEILTAEVIGNNLYELLESCDNISNINNNIIIKINFSEIGLELINILNRKGVKTACTLIFNTNQASLAVNAGADYLFPFIGRNDENGYDGIKNLTEICDLISINGYNTKVVAASIKNVFHLTQASICGCDYAAVTYDLFKKASFNQLTVDGTKTFEKDWSKVNK from the coding sequence ATGAAATATTTAATAGATAGTGCGAATCTTGATGAGATTCAAAAGTGTTTAAGGTATGGGTTTAAAGGAATAACAGCTAATCCATCTATGTATCTTAAAGAAAATGTAAATTTTTATGAATTCATTGAAACATGTACTAATTTAAATCCAGAAATATTAACTGCTGAAGTTATAGGAAATAATTTATATGAATTACTTGAGTCTTGTGATAATATATCAAATATAAACAATAACATTATAATAAAAATAAATTTTTCTGAAATTGGCTTAGAACTTATAAACATATTGAATCGTAAAGGTGTAAAAACTGCATGTACTTTGATTTTCAATACAAATCAAGCATCATTGGCTGTAAACGCAGGTGCTGACTACCTATTCCCTTTTATAGGTAGAAATGATGAAAATGGGTACGATGGTATAAAAAATCTTACAGAAATATGTGACCTTATATCAATAAATGGATATAATACTAAGGTTGTTGCAGCTTCTATTAAAAATGTATTCCACTTAACTCAAGCATCTATTTGTGGATGTGATTATGCAGCTGTAACATATGATTTATTTAAAAAAGCTTCTTTTAACCAGCTTACAGTAGATGGGACTAAAACTTTTGAAAAAGATTGGTCTAAAGTTAATAAATAG
- a CDS encoding transcription antiterminator — MNKRLLDIAELLLNSSDYITVDTIAQELNVSNKTIRNDLVILDEWFLEFNLSLDKKTGSGVIILGNEDIKLKVIRDINDKSNCIYAYSPEDRKRYILSKLFIKNSKFRIRDICNELHVSRATVHKDLVVIQNFLQNFKVTLVRKTNNGVYLEGKEKDIRKAVFELTTTNKSYTELKEILFSTSDKCNDTPSTKIFKELFNYNFEKLSKITLHTLQVEKSNLSDEYYINFLIHIAICIKRISINRYINLSESFFRELLEHECFEKSKTLCSNLSEAFDVEFIDEEVCYILLHIEGLLKSIKKTTTLEPLRNEEITEYNLSEAIATHWGDILNLNLKDDLILIKSLANHLKSVLHRINYGFTITNPILNDIKRTFPYTYKAAKESNTVIKQLMNYEVNEDEIGHLALYLISAIDRSKSPLNTILICHCSDGVSNLLVQKLSFEFNQINIVKSIPLSSISFTNFDDVDLILTTAPVDFEHHAELININALLSKNDISRLSTIIKKLYSEKNKILSYK, encoded by the coding sequence TTGAACAAAAGATTATTAGATATTGCAGAATTATTACTAAATAGTTCAGACTATATTACTGTAGATACTATTGCCCAAGAATTAAATGTTAGTAATAAAACTATTCGTAATGACCTTGTTATTTTAGATGAATGGTTTTTAGAGTTTAATTTATCTCTAGATAAAAAAACAGGTTCAGGAGTTATTATTCTAGGTAATGAAGATATAAAACTTAAAGTTATTAGAGATATCAATGATAAATCAAATTGTATATATGCATATTCTCCTGAAGATAGAAAAAGATATATTCTGAGTAAATTATTCATTAAAAATTCGAAGTTTAGGATTCGTGACATTTGCAATGAACTACATGTTAGCAGAGCCACTGTGCATAAGGACTTGGTAGTTATTCAAAATTTTTTGCAAAACTTTAAAGTAACGCTAGTTAGAAAAACCAACAATGGTGTATATCTAGAAGGTAAAGAAAAAGATATTAGAAAAGCAGTTTTTGAACTTACTACTACTAATAAAAGTTATACTGAACTTAAAGAAATCTTATTCTCAACATCTGATAAATGTAATGACACTCCTTCAACAAAAATATTTAAGGAGTTATTCAACTATAATTTTGAGAAATTATCTAAAATCACTCTACACACTTTACAAGTAGAAAAAAGTAATCTTAGTGATGAGTATTATATAAATTTCTTAATACATATAGCTATATGTATTAAGAGAATTTCAATTAATAGATATATTAACTTATCTGAAAGTTTCTTTAGAGAATTATTAGAACATGAATGCTTTGAAAAATCAAAAACCTTATGCTCCAATCTAAGTGAAGCTTTTGATGTAGAATTTATTGATGAGGAAGTCTGTTATATCCTTCTTCATATAGAAGGATTACTTAAATCCATAAAGAAAACTACTACTCTTGAACCTCTTAGAAATGAAGAGATTACAGAGTATAATCTATCTGAAGCAATAGCTACTCATTGGGGAGATATACTAAATTTAAACTTAAAGGACGATTTAATATTAATAAAATCTCTTGCTAATCACCTTAAGTCAGTTCTACACCGAATAAACTATGGATTTACTATTACAAATCCCATATTAAATGATATAAAGAGAACATTCCCTTATACGTACAAGGCTGCTAAAGAGTCTAATACTGTTATTAAACAGTTGATGAATTATGAAGTTAATGAGGATGAAATAGGACATCTTGCTTTATATTTAATATCAGCAATAGATAGAAGCAAGTCTCCCCTAAATACTATTTTAATATGTCATTGCAGTGATGGTGTATCTAACTTACTAGTACAAAAATTAAGTTTTGAGTTTAATCAAATTAATATAGTTAAATCTATACCTCTATCTTCTATTTCATTTACAAACTTTGATGATGTGGATTTAATACTAACTACTGCTCCTGTAGACTTTGAACATCATGCTGAGCTGATAAATATAAATGCTCTTTTAAGTAAAAATGATATTTCTAGGCTTAGTACAATTATAAAAAAACTATATTCTGAAAAAAATAAAATATTATCTTATAAATAA
- a CDS encoding transposase, with the protein MSKKHKKYSKELKLKAVNLYIKEGYSSYKIAEMLNIRSKTQVQNWVKDYKNKGKTAFNDETRGRFKNISLENDNRKFKSVEEELKYLRMENEFLKKLSTLLDKSK; encoded by the coding sequence ATGTCTAAAAAACACAAAAAATATAGCAAAGAACTTAAACTAAAAGCTGTAAACTTATATATAAAAGAAGGATACTCATCATACAAAATTGCTGAGATGCTGAATATAAGAAGCAAAACACAAGTTCAAAACTGGGTAAAAGATTATAAAAATAAAGGTAAAACTGCGTTTAATGATGAAACTAGGGGCAGATTTAAAAATATTAGTCTAGAAAATGATAATAGAAAATTTAAATCTGTTGAAGAAGAATTGAAGTACTTACGCATGGAGAATGAATTCTTAAAAAAGTTAAGTACCCTATTGGACAAGTCAAAGTAA
- a CDS encoding IS3 family transposase, with translation MLKKVKYPIGQVKVSDKFKTIKLMSRKYSISSMCKLIGVSRSGYYKWLSYSKKSSDRGIKDRIIKDYIIEIHKKYRGTYGRKRICTYLNKILDSPINHKRVYRLMKELGIKSIIRKKVYRRKFKSYEIYDNILNREFRANQPLEKICMDITYIPIGKKFLYMNVAKDLFNGEIVAYEISTKMDTKLVNNTVNQLINMNLAKDCILHTDQGSQYTSRSYSKRLKDNGIIQSMSRKGNCWDNAPIESFFSHFKSELIYLIDTTDPKKMISLINDYIYFYNNERIQLKNGMSPIEYRTHCA, from the coding sequence ATTCTTAAAAAAGTTAAGTACCCTATTGGACAAGTCAAAGTAAGCGATAAATTTAAAACAATTAAACTTATGTCTAGGAAGTATAGTATTTCTAGTATGTGTAAGTTGATAGGTGTGTCAAGAAGCGGTTACTATAAATGGCTAAGTTATTCTAAAAAATCTTCCGATAGGGGTATCAAAGATAGAATTATTAAGGATTATATAATTGAAATACATAAAAAATATAGAGGAACTTACGGTAGAAAAAGAATTTGTACTTATTTAAATAAAATACTTGATAGCCCTATTAATCATAAGAGAGTATATAGGTTGATGAAAGAACTAGGTATTAAATCTATTATTAGAAAGAAAGTATATAGACGTAAGTTTAAATCATATGAGATATATGATAATATATTAAATCGTGAATTTAGAGCTAATCAACCATTAGAAAAAATTTGTATGGATATAACATACATACCTATCGGTAAAAAATTCTTATATATGAATGTAGCCAAAGATTTATTTAATGGTGAAATAGTGGCATATGAGATAAGTACAAAAATGGATACTAAATTAGTTAATAATACAGTAAATCAACTAATAAATATGAATTTAGCTAAAGATTGTATTTTACATACAGATCAAGGTTCACAATATACAAGTAGATCTTACTCTAAAAGGCTTAAGGATAATGGTATTATACAATCAATGTCCCGAAAGGGCAACTGCTGGGATAATGCTCCTATAGAAAGTTTTTTCAGTCATTTTAAATCTGAATTAATATATTTAATTGATACTACAGATCCAAAGAAAATGATTAGTCTAATAAATGATTATATTTATTTTTATAATAATGAAAGAATACAATTAAAAAACGGAATGAGTCCGATTGAATATCGAACTCATTGTGCGTAA